The sequence CGACCTCTTTGAGCTGTTCCCACGTCGACTTGTGCTGATCGGCGGCAGTGCTCAGCGTCTTCTGGTACGCCCCAACCTGTTCCGCAGCCTTGGCCCAGGTGTCATCGTTCATGGCACCGCGGGACTCACGGAAAGCGGCACCCATCAGCCTCTGGGACTCCGCAAGCTCCTTCACCGCCTGCGACTGAGCCTTCGCCTTCTGCGTCGCATCGGCGTGAGCCTGCGCGCCCATCATCAGATATGCGGCACCAGCCATGAGCGCGATATTCAAAGGGCCGCCCAATGCCGCAGACAGTCCACCGGCCGCCCCACGTAGTGCGCTGAGTCCGCCGGAAGCGGCCATTCCCGCGTTGGCACCAAGGACGCGGATATGGGCGCCGGCCGTCGAGAGCTGCGGGTTCGCCTGCCGGATGTAGCCAAGCGAGGTCCGATAGGCGTCGGTGAAGTTGCCGATTGCCGGACGCACACCGCCGAACGCCGTTCCGACACGACTGATTCCCGTATGCATCGGGCCGAGCGCCGTCGTGACGCGCCCCAGGATTGCGGGCACGGTTCGGAACGCCAACCACGCCGCGAGCGCTGCGGTGACGTAACCCGGATGCGCCTCCATGAGATCGCCGACAGTCTGAAGCACCGGGGCGAGTCCTTGCAGAATCCCCGACGCCGTCTGGACCGTCGCCAGGAACACCTGCCAGCCGCCGACGCCGAGCGACGCAGACGCTTCCGCGAGTGCCGCCCCAATCGTACGCGCTGCAGGACCGAGTTCCATCAGTGAATCCCACAGCGCCGTAAAGGTTTCGGCCGCTCGATCAAGAGCTCCCGAGCCCTCGAGGGTTGCATACAGACCCTTGAGCTGCGGCACCCACTGGTCGAAGATCTTGGCGTCCGCGGCGAGCGCGAAATCCTTCATCTTCGGGGTGAGATCGTTTACTGCTTCGGTCAGGCCGACAACGCCGCCCTTGGCGCGGAGAAGGAACGGCTCCATGCCCGCAGCCGACAGGCGGCCCATCGCGGTCCGGAAGTTGGCGAGCTTCGCGGGAAGGGTCTCGCCCATCTCCTTCGCGAGGTTGCCGGTGCCCTGGTTGATCGCCGTGACGACCTGGTCGAACGAGATCTTGCCCTCTTCGCCGAGGGTGCGGACCTCGGCAGTCGTCTTGCCGATCGACTTCGCAATGAGGTCATAGATCGGCACGCCGCGCTGGGCCAGCTGCAACGCCTCCGAGCCCATCAACTTGCCCGACGCCTTGATCTGCATCATCACGAGGCCGATGTCCTGCGCCGAGGCGCCAGAGGCCGCAGAGATGTTCACCAACGCCTTCACAGCGTTGTTCATGTCGTCGCCCGCCGCCACGCCAGCACCGCCCAGCATCGCTGCTGCCGCCGCTGCATCAGCCAGCGAAGTCGAGGTGCCGGTGACGATGTCATTCAGATCGGCAAGCTGACGCTTCGTGTCACCGGCCGACAGCCCCATATTGCGGAACTGGATGTCCGCCTTCTCCAGGGTGGTGATCCGGTTGTAGCCTGCCGACAGGGCATCCTGCAGCACCTTCGATGCTGCGCCCGCCGCCTTCGACACGCCAATCCCCAGCGCCGTGCCGAGGGCGGTGGACATCGTGTGACCCATGCGACGCCCAGTGTCACCAGCGCCGCGTTCAGCACCATTGAGCGCGTTACGGATGCCAGGAGCGATACGGCTCGTCTCTGGAACGATGGAAATGTAGGCAACACCTAGCTCCGTGGCCACGCTGCCACCCCCTTTGCTTGCCGCCAGAAATGACGAACACCCCAGAGGCTCATGGCCTTAGGGGTGTTCGTTGAGTCCGTATGTATGCGCTGTTTCTAGGCCTTTCGACCGAGGTACTCGATCGCGCTTCGCAGCACGTTCGGGTCATCCTTCAGTAGGCCCAATCCGCGGTTGCACGATCCGCAGAGGAATCCGCGGACGCACTGCCCGCAGGTTCGCCACTGCTTACTCCGTGGAGGGCAGCAGCTGTGGTCATGGTCGATATGTAGCGCCCCCACGCGCTCGCCGCAGATGTCGCAGCCCCGATTCATCGCGGCCGCGTACTCCTCCGGGGTGATTCCGTACTTCAGATATCGGCGCGCTTCGGGGGATTCTCTACCGCAGGTGCGGCACCACTGAGTGTCGGTGCGCTGAAGCCTCGCCCCGGTGCGCCGCTGTAGGGAGAAGTCCTGCCCGCATAGCCGACATTTCGCCGTCGTTGGGCGACGCCCGTTGTATCGAGAGTCGGTTTGCTGACAGCCCCTCGAGCAGTGCTTACGGCGCCCCGACCCCTTCGGGACACCTGCCCCGCAAACGACGCACACCCATTCCTTCGACCACGTGTCCGGCCGGAGTTCGCCGTGGCGATCAAGCTGAACCCGGTGCGAGTCGCACACCGTCTGCATGCCCCGCGTAGGGCGGTCGCATGTGGGGTGCTCGCAGATGGGGCGACATTCGTCGGAGCAGTACGCATGCTGTCCGGGACCTCGGTCGATGGGTGATCCACATGTCGGACATGGACGTCGGGTTCGGGTAGCCTTCACGGCAGCCCCTCCTTGGTGCTTCAAGCGAGTGGGTTAGGCCCCGGCTGGTGTTGGTAGCACCTCCGGGGTCGCTCCATTCTATCTCGGGTCGTCGCACTGACGGCTTATCCTGTCGAGATGAAACGTGCATGCATTGCCATCCCAGTAATCGCATTCGCCCTCGCCGCCTCTGGGTGCAGCGACCGAAGCCCCGAGGCCGGTAAGGCTCCTGCGACATCGTCGGCCTCCGCACCTGCCCCTGCAGTCGCAGGTGCGTACACGTCAGTGAGTCAACTCGCGGCCGGACTAACTTCAGCCGGCTTCCCATGCCTGGTTACTGACGCAACCTCGGGGCCGAAGGCTGAGCACGGATCGTGCCCACTAACCCCAACGGCCGAAGCTCGACTGAGTGTGTGGTTCTCAGAAGACCTCGCCTCGAAGGGAATCGCTGCATCGGTAAAGCACTCTGACATCACGGGAGACATCACTGGCGATCGCCACTACTACGTAACGGGACCAACCTGGCTGATCAGCCTCGACCAGAACGCGGTCATGGCAGGCCAGATTGCGGGACAGTTCGGCGGCGAACTAGTGAAGTCC comes from Gordonia westfalica and encodes:
- a CDS encoding endonuclease domain-containing protein, which gives rise to MQTVCDSHRVQLDRHGELRPDTWSKEWVCVVCGAGVPKGSGRRKHCSRGCQQTDSRYNGRRPTTAKCRLCGQDFSLQRRTGARLQRTDTQWCRTCGRESPEARRYLKYGITPEEYAAAMNRGCDICGERVGALHIDHDHSCCPPRSKQWRTCGQCVRGFLCGSCNRGLGLLKDDPNVLRSAIEYLGRKA